One Terriglobales bacterium genomic window, GGCCAATGTGACCGGCGTCCCCTCGAAAATGCGGTTGTACTCCTCGGAGCTGAGCGGCGAGAGAACCGATGGGGCGAGTCGCGAAACGTCGCGGTCGCTGATTATCCCAACTACTTTTCCTTCCGCCGACACCACCGGCACGTGCCGCTTTCCCGTGCGGCGAATCAGCAGTGCCGCATCCAGCAGACGCGCATCGACGGTGAGGCTCGTGACCGTGCTGGTCATGTAATCGCGAACACGAAACGACGTTTTCTGATGGCTTTCCTTTATCGCGGGCTCCGCCATAACGAAGCGCATGATAGCAGAGGAATCTGCGCTGTAGTTGAGCATT contains:
- a CDS encoding CBS domain-containing protein, producing the protein MRFVMAEPAIKESHQKTSFRVRDYMTSTVTSLTVDARLLDAALLIRRTGKRHVPVVSAEGKVVGIISDRDVSRLAPSVLSPLSSEEYNRIFEGTPVTLAMTKDPVTIHPDAPVQQAVQIMTSRKFSSVLVTESDGKLVGIITVTDLLSLLGELLGSSAA